Proteins co-encoded in one Pelobates fuscus isolate aPelFus1 chromosome 5, aPelFus1.pri, whole genome shotgun sequence genomic window:
- the LOC134610300 gene encoding cortexin-1-like, translating to MPYPDVPNSIWCHCYAATMDEESATDFELLLSPSILDVRHSSVGMDIEQKTVFAFVIFLLVFLVILMVRCFRILLDPYSRMPASSWNDHKEGLERSQFGYALV from the coding sequence ATGCCTTACCCTGATGTTCCAAATTCCATTTGGTGTCATTGTTATGctgccaccatggatgaagaatcAGCTACGGATTTTGAACTGCTTCTTTCTCCTTCTATCTTGGATGTTCGTCATAGCTCAGTTGGGATGGATATTGAGCAGAAGACAGTTTTTGCCTTTGTCATCTTCCTACTGGTCTTCTTGGTCATTCTTATGGTACGCTGCTTTCGAATACTACTGGACCCCTATAGCAGAATGCCAGCCTCTTCCTGGAATGACCATAAAGAAGGTCTCGAGAGAAGCCAGTTTGGTTATGCCTTAGTGTAG